In Gemmatimonadales bacterium, a single genomic region encodes these proteins:
- a CDS encoding type IV pilus twitching motility protein PilT has product MTAPSHPQAAPSAFNLRALLEEMIEQDASDLHITAGERPKLRVDGDITNSRVEAILNPKDTLQLAYSILTEQQKKRFETEDELDFSFGIQNLARFRGNAFKQRGCVSLVIRQIPFQVKTFEQLQLPAIVAKLAEKPRGLVLVTGPTGSGKSTTLAAMVDKINREWKGHIITVEDPIEFIHRHQQCIVNQREVGTDTKSFASALKYALREDPDVVLIGEMRDLETIQAGLTIAETGHLAFATLHTNSAAETINRIIDVFPSHQQSQVRAQLAFVLEGIVTQTLLPKAKGRGRVMACEILVATPAIRALIRDDKVHQIQSSMQAGKKHGMQTLNDSLYQLYMNREVALEECLRVSGEPNEFLRMIGEPVPAEEEKAMAPKDRPLTGGLKR; this is encoded by the coding sequence GTGACGGCACCTTCGCATCCCCAGGCGGCGCCCAGCGCCTTCAACCTCCGCGCCCTGCTCGAGGAGATGATCGAGCAGGACGCCTCCGACCTCCACATCACCGCCGGCGAGCGTCCCAAGCTGCGGGTGGACGGCGACATCACCAACAGCCGGGTCGAGGCGATCCTCAACCCCAAGGACACGCTGCAGCTGGCGTACTCGATCCTCACCGAGCAGCAGAAGAAGCGCTTCGAGACCGAGGACGAGCTGGATTTCTCGTTCGGCATCCAGAACCTCGCGCGGTTCCGCGGCAACGCCTTCAAGCAGCGCGGCTGCGTGTCGCTGGTGATCCGGCAGATCCCGTTCCAGGTCAAGACGTTCGAGCAGCTGCAGCTGCCGGCGATCGTCGCCAAGCTCGCCGAGAAGCCGCGGGGCCTGGTGCTGGTGACGGGGCCGACGGGCTCGGGCAAGTCCACCACGCTGGCCGCGATGGTGGACAAGATCAACCGGGAGTGGAAGGGTCACATCATCACGGTGGAGGACCCGATCGAGTTCATCCACCGCCACCAGCAGTGCATCGTGAACCAGCGCGAGGTGGGCACGGACACCAAGTCGTTCGCCAGCGCCCTGAAGTACGCGCTGCGCGAGGACCCGGACGTCGTGCTGATCGGCGAGATGCGCGACCTGGAGACGATCCAGGCGGGGCTCACCATCGCCGAGACGGGCCACCTCGCCTTCGCGACGCTGCACACCAACTCGGCGGCGGAGACGATCAACCGCATCATCGACGTGTTCCCCTCGCACCAGCAGTCGCAGGTGCGGGCGCAGCTCGCCTTCGTGCTCGAGGGCATCGTCACCCAGACGCTGCTGCCGAAGGCGAAGGGCCGGGGACGGGTGATGGCGTGCGAGATCCTGGTGGCCACGCCGGCCATCCGCGCGCTGATCCGCGACGACAAGGTCCACCAGATCCAGTCCTCGATGCAGGCCGGCAAGAAGCACGGCATGCAGACGCTCAACGATTCGCTGTACCAGCTGTACATGAACCGCGAGGTGGCGCTGGAGGAGTGCCTGCGGGTGTCGGGCGAGCCGAACGAGTTCCTGCGGATGATCGGCGAGCCGGTGCCCGCGGAGGAAGAGAAGGCGATGGCGCCGAAGGACCGGCCGCTCACGGGCGGGCTCAAGCGATGA
- a CDS encoding M28 family peptidase has product MRRLAVALAAAVGVACHGSQSQAQRFDAVQAMGWVRYQVAAGPRAPGLPGHRAIADWLARELRSRADSVEIQAFTHVTAAGDTLRLENILARFRPADPNRILYLTHWDTRPVAENDPDSAKRALPIPGANDGASGTALLLGVADALKQTPPSVGVDLLFVDGEDYGSFEADSQKDVLIGARYFAQHLPAAGYRPLFAVLWDMIGGRNQVIYEEGWSVERAPEIVDRVWSTAAELHLGSMFRPVNGGPILDDHVPLLEAGIPAIDVIGFENYRAWHHTLEDTPDKMSEASLAGVGRLALALLH; this is encoded by the coding sequence GTGAGGCGCCTGGCGGTGGCCCTGGCGGCCGCGGTCGGCGTCGCGTGCCACGGGAGCCAGTCCCAGGCGCAGCGCTTCGATGCCGTGCAGGCGATGGGCTGGGTCCGCTACCAGGTGGCCGCGGGCCCGCGCGCACCGGGCCTGCCGGGGCATCGGGCGATCGCCGACTGGCTGGCCCGGGAGCTTCGCTCGCGGGCCGACAGCGTCGAGATCCAGGCCTTCACCCACGTCACGGCCGCGGGTGACACGCTGCGGCTCGAGAACATCCTGGCCCGGTTTCGGCCGGCCGACCCCAACCGCATTCTCTATCTCACGCACTGGGACACACGCCCGGTCGCGGAGAACGACCCGGATTCCGCCAAGCGCGCTCTGCCGATTCCGGGCGCCAACGACGGCGCGTCGGGCACCGCGCTGCTGCTGGGCGTCGCCGATGCGCTCAAGCAGACGCCCCCCTCGGTGGGGGTCGACCTGCTGTTCGTGGACGGGGAGGACTACGGGTCGTTCGAGGCCGACAGCCAGAAGGACGTGCTGATCGGCGCCCGCTACTTCGCCCAGCACCTGCCGGCGGCCGGCTACCGGCCGCTGTTCGCCGTGCTGTGGGACATGATTGGCGGGCGCAACCAGGTGATCTACGAGGAGGGCTGGTCGGTCGAGCGGGCCCCGGAGATCGTGGACCGGGTCTGGAGCACGGCCGCCGAGCTGCACCTCGGGTCCATGTTCCGGCCGGTCAACGGCGGCCCGATCCTCGACGACCACGTGCCCCTGCTGGAGGCCGGCATTCCGGCCATCGACGTCATCGGCTTCGAGAACTACCGCGCCTGGCACCACACCCTGGAGGACACGCCGGACAAGATGTCGGAGGCATCGCTGGCCGGGGTCGGGCGCCTGGCCCTCGCGCTGCTGCACTGA
- the sprA gene encoding cell surface protein SprA: MTRIAVAITLLAVLAASRAHAQQADSLPRLRPPRFAGDTLAIRWPAALGYLLPARVDAGTAGRRWSDSLLADLAARQAARWHFGVAGGDSTALFGLRPPAPVAVLAPPPVEETVRPQQSVLQRYADLGIVLNARFELRYDHLKNLRCQPGDAAVLSSGCSSAVTPPRLDPQFDVRTGGIVGQRVHLDVDYNSQREFDASNNIKLYYQGLQDEVLQRVEVGNVTFRAPGSQFITGGIPANNFGFQASGQIGPIDFSGIYAQQRGNVVSGRSYVVGQQTLQAVDRTVMDRDYEPNRFFFVVDPATLPGYPRVDALNLNLAGLPRQDQVVQVRVYRRRSTVGVTTAQQSYGGIPAVADRPDSPQRAGPFPWELLIEGRDYYLDPSGLWFALTNQLDNGDYLAVSYVTAAGDSIGTFPAAATAGRVDTLRLIQEPQRGPDVPTFRYMMRNVYRVGGTGSVVRDGMQLRIVVAQSERPASGAATFLALLGLSLTTDQTQFDQFNRLFPRSRDPAGGAPLRDYYVVFPTLAPFADSTVLAPQYRNDSLYRTPTYLLLTQGPTPLYQLALHYQASGGDQSGTLNLGAVQLRPGSERLTVGGRTLVRNVDYTINYEVGQVSFLHPDSLFATPATVNVQYEEQPGFAIAPTSIYGLQTRYDFGDHGSVTVLGLLQQQQSNFTRPPLGFEPSSNFVGGVSGNFHFEPLGLTRLLNHLPLVRTEVPSQITLDAELATSRPSPNQVGQAWVETFEGEGGTFLPLTESSWQQGSRPASPHGLAGTGIDPVSGFADANAVPLVWQNLIRTTGGGYLQFSSQDIDPTIVTQGTAGSLENVLWLSLHPDTIGGLPNQTTGLMRWLLPHTPGPRWRSITLPLSATGVDLSRVEYLEFWVFELPNSPARQAGASLVFDFGRVYEDAVDFVPTSFTVSPTGDTTYSGRRRIGEGRLDTERDTLTNSWNALINDNGILGAVADSIFDQTTGSYVHNMPLCTYPSGAAGAIFVTYRGDPEARCTRGNGLPDAEDLDGDGHLDSLVSALNESYFRYVFHLGDPKYFVRDGGPVDQSGHVDSVVGHWRLYRIPFRADTFQVGAPDVHQIRSLRLTVVAPEGPADASLYFALGRLNLVGAPWIKRATTPIAGISGAVGTGHGEVVASIVSTENVVDLHYQPPPGVSNEGATQSGNLTYGSTQINERSLRLIGSQVGVGERAEAYYQFPEGQRNFLGYRQLHVWARGRGAGWNNHQLSFYIKVGQDENNFYMFRASADTTTWLPDKVVDFSRWQEMRADIERRFLAGQRPSGASTCGGDSLAYVECDSARTYIVHVRDPGVAPPNLAQVRELAVGFVRDSGLAADSAELWVDDIRLSQVVNDPGYAGAVNLRVVAADVADMNLSVSRRDAQFHQLGEDPTYTTSNQLAFSSTVHLDRLGLERLGLAAPLTIQVNRSGDDPYYLGGTDVLASGLVGLRHPQATQSFYSLALRRTRRGKLWWERWLVDNLALNTVLTNGTATSQLSQSSARSAVVAASYQALPGERGFRWMPLLLARLLRAIPLFGRSELLRGVESSRLRWSPASVHFSLGWTHSTSDAQTFSVPVATVSDTLATTVHALQASLQAGAGVDLRPLSSVSLSVNLTSTRDLKDYGDSTTLGVLTRQQGQRFLGMGLGFESQRVLTTRLSYTPNLFTWLRPRFTSASSFGLTRDPNGGIPERAVGDTAGAFRLPTTFTNARSTDLGGSLDFSRALRLLMGDSSRLLPWLDRLAPLDFSTHTDLRSQFSRAGLDPSLGYELGLGGTGGFRAIDGRLAVGASQAQQWRASSGLRFPLGFSVTGSYSTGTQSTWSVRGTGQSETDQNNTSWPDVTGRWTWTPRQKAIAKILSSVSASATVRITNSSTVQPPLVLESVASASTVGALRTSQETRSWPVSLSLTWAGHVSTSLSYSVSRSLANQAGSQTQNDRTESSATVAFAFRPPYELLPLKSDIRTSLAYSSSNTKGCINLVDAASCVSILDAGRQQFNLTMDTDMPPNVSAGVSVGYIINDDAYLARKTAQLVLTASVTVNFQAGQPR; the protein is encoded by the coding sequence GTGACGCGCATTGCCGTCGCGATCACTCTTCTCGCCGTCCTCGCCGCCTCCAGAGCTCACGCGCAGCAAGCCGACTCGCTGCCGCGGCTGCGCCCGCCGCGGTTCGCCGGGGACACGCTCGCCATCCGGTGGCCGGCGGCGCTCGGCTACCTGCTCCCCGCGCGCGTGGACGCGGGCACGGCGGGCCGGCGCTGGAGCGACTCGCTGCTCGCGGACCTGGCCGCGCGGCAGGCGGCGCGCTGGCACTTCGGCGTGGCGGGCGGTGACAGCACGGCCCTGTTCGGCCTGCGGCCGCCGGCCCCCGTGGCGGTGCTGGCGCCGCCGCCGGTGGAGGAGACGGTCCGCCCGCAGCAGAGCGTCCTGCAGCGTTACGCCGACCTCGGGATCGTGCTCAACGCGCGGTTCGAGCTGCGCTACGACCACCTCAAGAACCTCCGCTGCCAGCCCGGCGACGCCGCCGTGCTGTCGTCCGGCTGCTCGTCGGCGGTCACGCCGCCGCGGCTCGATCCGCAGTTCGACGTGCGGACCGGGGGCATCGTGGGGCAGCGGGTCCACCTCGACGTGGACTACAACTCCCAGCGCGAGTTCGACGCGTCGAACAACATCAAGCTCTACTACCAGGGCCTCCAGGACGAAGTGCTGCAGCGCGTCGAGGTCGGGAACGTGACCTTCCGCGCACCCGGGTCGCAGTTCATCACCGGCGGGATCCCCGCCAACAACTTCGGCTTCCAGGCGTCCGGCCAGATCGGGCCGATCGACTTCAGCGGGATCTACGCCCAGCAGCGCGGCAACGTGGTGAGCGGCCGCAGTTACGTGGTCGGCCAGCAGACGCTGCAGGCGGTGGACCGGACGGTCATGGACCGCGACTACGAGCCCAACCGCTTCTTCTTCGTGGTCGACCCCGCGACGCTCCCCGGGTACCCGCGCGTGGATGCGCTCAACCTCAACCTGGCCGGACTGCCGCGGCAGGACCAGGTGGTCCAGGTGCGGGTGTACCGCCGCCGCAGCACCGTGGGCGTGACGACGGCGCAGCAGAGCTACGGCGGCATCCCCGCCGTGGCCGACCGACCCGACAGCCCGCAGCGCGCCGGCCCGTTCCCGTGGGAGCTGCTGATCGAGGGCCGGGACTACTATCTCGACCCCTCGGGCCTGTGGTTCGCGCTCACCAACCAGCTCGACAACGGCGACTACCTGGCCGTCTCGTACGTCACCGCCGCGGGCGACAGCATCGGCACGTTCCCTGCCGCGGCGACCGCCGGCCGCGTGGACACCCTGCGCCTGATCCAGGAGCCGCAGCGCGGCCCCGACGTGCCGACCTTCCGGTACATGATGCGCAACGTGTATCGGGTGGGCGGCACCGGCAGCGTGGTGCGCGACGGGATGCAGCTCAGGATCGTCGTGGCCCAGTCGGAGCGCCCGGCGTCCGGGGCCGCCACCTTCCTGGCGCTGCTCGGGCTCTCCCTGACGACCGACCAGACCCAGTTCGACCAGTTCAACCGCCTGTTCCCGCGCTCGCGCGATCCGGCCGGCGGCGCTCCGCTGCGGGACTACTACGTCGTCTTCCCGACCCTCGCGCCGTTCGCCGACAGCACCGTGCTGGCGCCGCAATACCGCAACGACTCCCTGTACCGCACGCCCACCTACCTGCTGCTGACGCAGGGGCCGACACCCCTCTACCAGCTCGCGCTCCACTACCAGGCCTCGGGCGGGGACCAGTCCGGCACGCTGAACCTGGGGGCCGTGCAGCTGCGGCCGGGGAGCGAGCGGCTGACGGTGGGCGGCCGCACCCTGGTCCGCAACGTGGACTACACGATCAACTACGAGGTCGGCCAGGTCAGCTTCCTGCACCCGGACTCGCTGTTCGCCACCCCGGCGACCGTGAACGTTCAGTACGAGGAGCAGCCCGGCTTCGCGATCGCGCCGACCTCGATCTACGGCCTCCAGACGCGCTACGACTTCGGCGACCACGGCTCGGTGACGGTGCTCGGCCTGCTGCAGCAGCAGCAGTCGAACTTCACCCGTCCGCCGCTCGGCTTCGAGCCGTCGTCCAACTTCGTCGGCGGCGTGTCCGGCAATTTCCACTTCGAGCCGCTGGGCCTCACGCGGCTCCTGAACCACCTGCCCCTGGTGCGCACCGAGGTGCCCTCGCAGATCACGCTCGACGCGGAGCTGGCCACGTCCCGGCCCTCGCCCAACCAGGTCGGCCAGGCCTGGGTCGAGACCTTCGAGGGCGAGGGGGGGACGTTCCTGCCGCTGACCGAGAGCTCCTGGCAGCAGGGCAGCCGGCCGGCCTCGCCGCACGGGCTCGCCGGCACCGGCATCGATCCGGTGAGCGGATTCGCGGACGCGAACGCGGTGCCGCTGGTGTGGCAGAACCTGATCCGCACCACGGGCGGCGGGTACCTGCAGTTCAGCTCCCAGGACATCGACCCCACGATCGTCACCCAGGGCACGGCGGGCAGTCTCGAGAACGTGCTCTGGCTCAGCCTGCACCCCGACACCATCGGCGGCCTGCCCAACCAGACCACCGGCCTGATGCGCTGGCTGCTGCCGCACACGCCCGGGCCCCGGTGGCGCTCCATCACGCTCCCGCTGTCGGCCACGGGCGTGGACCTCTCGCGGGTCGAGTACCTCGAGTTCTGGGTGTTCGAACTCCCCAACTCCCCGGCGCGCCAGGCCGGCGCCTCCCTCGTCTTCGACTTCGGCCGGGTGTACGAGGACGCGGTGGACTTCGTGCCGACGAGCTTCACCGTCAGCCCCACCGGGGACACCACCTATTCGGGGCGCCGCCGCATCGGCGAGGGGCGGCTCGACACCGAGCGCGACACGCTGACCAACTCCTGGAACGCGCTGATCAACGACAACGGCATCCTCGGGGCGGTGGCGGACAGCATCTTCGACCAGACCACGGGCAGCTACGTGCACAACATGCCGCTGTGCACGTATCCCTCCGGCGCCGCGGGGGCGATCTTCGTCACCTACCGGGGGGACCCGGAGGCGCGCTGCACGCGCGGCAACGGCCTCCCCGACGCCGAGGACCTCGACGGCGACGGCCACCTCGACAGCCTGGTCTCGGCGCTGAACGAGAGCTACTTCCGCTACGTATTCCACCTGGGCGACCCGAAGTACTTCGTGCGCGACGGCGGGCCGGTGGACCAGTCCGGGCACGTCGACTCCGTCGTCGGCCACTGGCGGCTGTACCGGATCCCGTTCCGTGCCGACACGTTCCAGGTCGGGGCTCCCGACGTCCACCAGATCCGGTCGCTGCGGCTGACCGTCGTCGCGCCCGAGGGGCCCGCCGACGCCAGCCTGTATTTCGCGCTGGGACGGCTCAACCTCGTGGGCGCCCCGTGGATCAAGCGGGCCACCACGCCCATCGCCGGCATCTCCGGGGCCGTCGGCACCGGCCACGGCGAGGTCGTGGCGAGCATCGTCAGCACCGAGAACGTCGTGGACCTGCACTACCAGCCGCCGCCGGGCGTGAGCAACGAGGGCGCGACCCAGTCGGGGAACCTGACGTACGGCTCCACGCAGATCAACGAGCGGTCCCTGCGGCTGATCGGGAGCCAGGTGGGGGTGGGGGAGCGGGCCGAGGCGTACTACCAGTTCCCCGAGGGACAGCGGAACTTCCTCGGCTACCGGCAGCTGCACGTGTGGGCGCGCGGGCGGGGCGCGGGCTGGAACAACCACCAGCTGTCGTTCTACATCAAGGTGGGGCAGGACGAGAACAACTTCTACATGTTCCGCGCCTCCGCGGACACGACCACCTGGCTGCCCGACAAGGTGGTGGACTTCAGCCGCTGGCAGGAGATGCGGGCGGACATCGAGCGCCGGTTCCTCGCGGGCCAGCGGCCCTCGGGCGCATCCACCTGCGGGGGCGACAGCCTGGCGTACGTCGAGTGCGACAGCGCGCGGACCTACATCGTCCACGTACGGGACCCCGGCGTGGCGCCGCCCAACCTGGCCCAGGTGCGCGAGCTGGCGGTGGGCTTCGTCCGCGACTCGGGGCTCGCGGCCGACAGCGCGGAGCTGTGGGTGGACGACATCCGCCTGTCGCAGGTGGTCAACGACCCCGGGTACGCGGGCGCCGTCAACCTGCGCGTGGTGGCCGCCGACGTCGCGGACATGAACCTGTCGGTGTCGCGCCGCGACGCCCAGTTCCACCAGCTGGGCGAGGATCCGACGTACACCACCAGCAACCAGCTCGCCTTCAGCTCCACGGTGCACCTCGACCGGCTCGGCCTCGAGCGCCTGGGCCTCGCGGCGCCCCTGACGATCCAGGTCAACCGTTCCGGTGACGACCCGTACTACCTCGGCGGCACCGACGTGCTGGCGTCCGGGCTGGTGGGGCTGCGGCACCCGCAGGCCACGCAGTCCTTCTACAGCCTCGCACTCCGGCGCACGCGCCGCGGGAAGCTGTGGTGGGAGCGCTGGCTGGTGGACAACCTCGCCCTGAACACCGTCCTCACCAACGGCACCGCGACGTCCCAGCTGTCGCAGAGCTCCGCGCGGTCGGCGGTGGTCGCGGCCAGTTACCAGGCGCTGCCCGGGGAACGCGGCTTCCGCTGGATGCCGCTGCTCCTGGCACGGCTGCTGCGGGCCATTCCGCTGTTCGGACGCTCGGAGCTGCTGCGCGGGGTGGAGAGCTCCCGGCTGCGGTGGAGTCCGGCGTCGGTCCATTTCTCGCTGGGCTGGACCCACAGCACCTCGGACGCGCAGACGTTCTCGGTGCCGGTCGCGACCGTGAGCGACACCCTGGCGACCACGGTCCACGCGCTGCAGGCGTCGCTGCAGGCGGGGGCGGGCGTGGATCTGCGGCCGCTGTCGTCGGTCTCGCTCAGCGTCAACCTCACGTCGACGCGGGACCTGAAGGACTACGGCGACAGCACCACGCTCGGCGTGCTCACGCGCCAGCAGGGGCAGCGCTTCCTCGGGATGGGCCTGGGGTTCGAGAGCCAGCGGGTTCTGACCACGCGCCTGAGCTACACGCCGAACCTGTTCACCTGGCTGCGGCCGCGGTTCACCAGCGCCTCGAGCTTCGGCCTGACGCGCGACCCCAACGGGGGGATCCCCGAGCGGGCGGTGGGGGACACGGCCGGTGCGTTCCGCCTGCCGACCACGTTCACCAACGCGCGGTCCACGGACCTGGGCGGCTCGCTGGATTTCTCGCGCGCCCTGCGCTTGCTGATGGGGGATTCCTCCCGCCTGCTGCCGTGGCTGGACCGGCTGGCGCCCCTCGACTTCTCCACCCACACGGACCTGCGCTCGCAGTTCTCCCGCGCCGGTCTCGATCCCTCGCTGGGCTACGAGCTCGGCCTCGGGGGCACGGGCGGCTTCCGCGCCATCGACGGCCGCCTGGCGGTCGGCGCGTCGCAGGCGCAGCAGTGGCGCGCCTCGTCGGGGCTGCGCTTTCCGCTCGGCTTCTCCGTCACGGGCAGCTACAGCACCGGCACCCAGTCCACCTGGTCGGTGCGCGGCACCGGCCAGTCCGAGACCGACCAGAACAACACCTCCTGGCCCGACGTCACCGGCCGGTGGACGTGGACGCCGCGGCAGAAGGCGATCGCGAAGATCCTGTCCAGCGTGAGCGCCTCGGCGACGGTGCGGATCACGAACTCGAGCACCGTCCAGCCGCCGCTGGTGCTCGAGAGCGTCGCGTCGGCGAGCACGGTCGGCGCGCTGCGCACCAGCCAGGAGACGCGGTCGTGGCCGGTGTCGCTGTCGCTCACCTGGGCCGGCCACGTCTCGACCAGCCTCTCCTACAGCGTGAGCCGGTCGCTGGCCAACCAGGCCGGGAGCCAGACCCAGAACGACCGCACGGAGTCGTCGGCGACCGTCGCCTTCGCCTTCCGGCCGCCGTACGAGCTGTTGCCCCTCAAGTCGGACATCCGCACGTCGCTCGCCTACTCGTCGTCCAACACCAAGGGCTGCATCAACCTGGTGGATGCCGCCAGCTGCGTGTCGATTCTCGACGCGGGGCGCCAGCAGTTCAACCTCACCATGGACACGGACATGCCGCCCAACGTCTCCGCAGGTGTGTCGGTCGGGTACATCATCAACGACGATGCGTACCTGGCCCGGAAGACCGCCCAGCTGGTCCTCACGGCATCGGTCACGGTGAACTTCCAGGCCGGGCAGCCCCGGTGA
- a CDS encoding helix-hairpin-helix domain-containing protein: MFTHDERRALVFLAVVSAAGAAFRALRPGEQPQVGLSAVAPALAGGDIVRQAAQSQRAEALARPLGPLERVDVDRAPADEVQRLPRIGPALARRIVAEREAHGPFGSLAGLRRVTGIGPGLLRGLEPHVTFGGVAPAAVERDGWPVGAPVGGTGYGAVPSAGDGSGSAAVWVATSAARSAPGAPKAGGCVRAPDLNRAPAADLVCLPGIGAVLAARIVAERTAHGPFRDIADLARVPGLGRVRAERLRGLVTIP; the protein is encoded by the coding sequence ATGTTCACGCACGACGAGCGCCGCGCCCTGGTGTTCCTGGCGGTGGTGTCCGCGGCAGGCGCGGCGTTCCGCGCTCTGCGGCCCGGCGAACAGCCGCAGGTCGGGCTGTCGGCCGTGGCCCCCGCGCTGGCCGGCGGCGACATCGTGCGCCAGGCCGCGCAGTCGCAGCGGGCGGAGGCGCTGGCCCGGCCCCTCGGGCCGCTGGAGCGCGTGGACGTCGACCGCGCGCCGGCCGACGAGGTGCAGCGGCTGCCGCGCATCGGACCTGCGCTCGCCCGGCGCATCGTCGCCGAGCGCGAGGCGCATGGCCCGTTCGGATCGCTGGCGGGCCTGAGGCGGGTGACGGGCATCGGCCCGGGTCTGCTGCGCGGCCTCGAGCCGCACGTGACCTTCGGCGGCGTGGCGCCCGCGGCCGTGGAGAGGGACGGCTGGCCGGTCGGCGCCCCCGTCGGCGGCACGGGCTACGGTGCCGTGCCGAGCGCGGGCGACGGCTCCGGGTCGGCGGCGGTCTGGGTCGCCACGTCGGCCGCGAGGTCGGCGCCCGGAGCGCCCAAGGCCGGCGGATGCGTCCGCGCGCCCGACCTGAACCGCGCGCCGGCGGCCGATCTGGTGTGTCTGCCGGGCATCGGCGCGGTGCTGGCGGCGCGCATCGTCGCCGAGCGGACGGCGCACGGCCCGTTCCGCGACATCGCTGATTTGGCGCGGGTTCCCGGCCTGGGACGCGTGCGCGCCGAACGGCTCCGGGGCCTCGTCACAATCCCTTGA
- the pilB gene encoding type IV-A pilus assembly ATPase PilB yields the protein MPAPLAATGDRLGDLLIREGLITKDQLSKALSEQKANGQRLGYNLVKMGFVQETEITKMLARQYRMPAVDLARFEADPKIIKLIPGDVALKHLVLPLKREGRTLTVAMADPTNLSVLDDLKFITRYDIFPVIAGEYTLRTALDKYYEEVDAQLDTLLKDMEEEGPEGELEVVAQQEEEEQQGAASADDAPVVKLINAILTDAVKRGASDIHIEPFEHELRVRYRIDGALLEVMKPPLKLKAALTSRIKIMSALNIAERRVPQDGRIKLKMGKRVIDYRVSTLPVLFGEKIVLRILDKGNLTLDLSKFGFEPKAEADLLKAILNPYGMVLVTGPTGSGKTTTLYSALSRINTMEVNIMTAEDPVEYNLMGINQVLVRNEVGMTFAAALRAFLRQDPNIIMVGEIRDIETGGIAIKAALTGHLVLSTLHTNDAPSTITRMVDMGIEPFNVASAVNLIVAQRLVRRICSNCKTEHRYAPEELKALGGDTQEFAGITFYKGTGCEQCGGIGYKGRAGLYEVMFLSPELRRMILKGASTSELSEQAVQEGMLTLRMDGLVKIKKGITTLEEVVKETAAA from the coding sequence ATGCCGGCACCCCTGGCGGCCACTGGCGATCGTCTCGGCGACCTGCTCATCCGCGAAGGCCTGATCACCAAGGACCAGCTCTCGAAGGCCCTCTCGGAGCAGAAGGCGAACGGCCAGCGACTCGGCTACAACCTGGTCAAGATGGGGTTCGTCCAGGAGACCGAGATCACCAAGATGCTCGCCCGCCAGTACCGGATGCCGGCGGTGGACCTGGCGCGCTTCGAAGCCGACCCCAAGATCATCAAGCTCATCCCCGGCGACGTCGCGCTGAAGCACCTGGTGCTGCCCCTCAAGCGCGAGGGCCGGACGCTGACGGTGGCGATGGCGGACCCGACCAATCTCAGCGTCCTCGACGACCTCAAGTTCATCACCCGCTACGACATCTTCCCCGTCATCGCCGGCGAGTACACGCTGCGGACGGCGCTGGACAAGTACTACGAGGAGGTGGACGCGCAGCTCGACACGCTGCTCAAGGACATGGAGGAGGAGGGACCGGAGGGCGAGCTGGAGGTGGTCGCCCAGCAGGAGGAGGAGGAGCAGCAGGGAGCGGCGAGCGCCGATGACGCGCCGGTCGTGAAGCTGATCAACGCGATCCTCACCGACGCCGTGAAGCGCGGCGCGTCCGACATCCACATCGAGCCGTTCGAGCACGAGTTGCGGGTCCGCTACCGGATCGACGGCGCCCTGCTCGAGGTGATGAAGCCGCCCCTGAAGCTGAAGGCCGCCCTCACCAGCCGCATCAAGATCATGTCGGCGCTGAACATCGCCGAGCGCCGCGTGCCGCAGGACGGGCGCATCAAGCTCAAGATGGGAAAGCGGGTGATCGACTACCGCGTGTCGACCCTCCCGGTGCTGTTCGGGGAGAAGATCGTCCTGCGGATCCTCGACAAGGGGAACCTGACCCTCGACCTGTCGAAGTTCGGGTTCGAGCCCAAGGCCGAAGCGGACCTGCTCAAGGCGATTCTGAATCCGTACGGAATGGTGCTGGTGACGGGGCCCACCGGCTCGGGCAAGACCACCACGCTCTACTCGGCGCTGTCGCGGATCAACACGATGGAAGTCAACATCATGACCGCCGAGGACCCGGTCGAGTACAACCTGATGGGGATCAACCAGGTCCTGGTCCGGAACGAGGTGGGGATGACGTTCGCGGCGGCGCTGCGGGCGTTCCTGCGGCAGGACCCGAACATCATCATGGTGGGGGAGATCCGGGACATCGAGACGGGCGGGATCGCGATCAAGGCGGCCCTGACCGGGCACCTGGTGCTGTCGACGCTGCACACCAACGACGCGCCCTCGACCATCACCCGGATGGTGGACATGGGGATCGAGCCGTTCAACGTGGCGTCGGCGGTGAACCTGATCGTGGCGCAACGGCTGGTGCGGCGCATCTGCAGCAACTGCAAGACCGAGCACCGCTACGCCCCCGAGGAGCTGAAGGCCCTGGGCGGCGACACCCAGGAATTCGCCGGCATCACGTTCTACAAGGGCACCGGCTGCGAGCAGTGCGGCGGGATCGGCTACAAGGGCCGAGCCGGGCTGTACGAGGTCATGTTTCTCTCGCCGGAGCTGCGGCGCATGATTCTCAAGGGCGCGTCCACCAGCGAGCTGTCGGAGCAGGCGGTGCAGGAAGGCATGCTGACGCTGCGGATGGACGGCCTGGTCAAGATCAAGAAGGGCATCACCACCCTCGAAGAAGTGGTCAAGGAAACGGCGGCGGCCTAG